The stretch of DNA TGTCCTGCCACTGCCCTCCCCACTGAGCCGCCGAACCCGCCACACTTTGCTGCCAGTTGCCGCCGTCATCAACAACGatggaggagagagaaagaggcgAACGCGAGGAGAGAGGGAAGCCTTTGTGTTGTTGTTGTCGTGTTGGAGGGCTGGCTGTCGGAGGAGCTGCTGCGACGAGCTCACCGCCGCCGTCTGGGTCGCTGCCGGAGGAAGAGAGCTTGCACAAGGGGTTGCTGGAGTGGCTCGCCGCTGCCGGAAGCGCCACTGCACCTCTGGCCGCCGGGAAGTCACATTGAGGTCGCCGTTCTTCTGCCGCTGCCGCTGCCGAGGTTTCTGGTCAATGGGTATGGCGCTGTTGTTGCCGGAACCAACACCGGTGCTGCTGCTACTAGTTTCCCTAAAGTTCGA from Arachis duranensis cultivar V14167 chromosome 4, aradu.V14167.gnm2.J7QH, whole genome shotgun sequence encodes:
- the LOC107486653 gene encoding uncharacterized protein LOC107486653, with protein sequence MEGELRCEGEERTAAACPATALPTEPPNPPHFAASCRRHQQRWRREKEANARREGSLCVVVVVLEGWLSEELLRRAHRRRLGRCRRKRACTRGCWSGSPLPEAPLHLWPPGSHIEVAVLLPLPLPRFLVNGYGAVVAGTNTGAAATSFPKVRVVEVAEKVIWS